In the genome of Kitasatospora cathayae, one region contains:
- a CDS encoding WXG100 family type VII secretion target produces the protein MADEYNDMQHAELRALVDGTAPDMLLKRAGKLQDAGRVLTELSTALQAHLGTVNWEGQAAENFKTWVGNLYKSAAIIGQHSTTAGGAMTQAGEALSTAKVAMPQLPQYAMDKVAAYEKQTVPPDVESKISTMGQTPDEYMKAKLGDAWVTKNEYDGYKATIQKEQQEAAKQVGNLAQAYSAATTTLNGIPTDVTLPGTPDGGSRDSSSSFPAGAGSGGGSGSSLRSPRTSGGSVNGSYSPSGGSYGGATMRPRDPATSWQDPSYPTHTGPVPPHGGGQLPPPPQDPGSTIPPSHPSDPVTRPGTGLDSLPTLPDQTAPVGPGSGPILPSGPSGTPGYPGGPDGPGGLPGLSGGGPIGGYPTGTGGGSVPAKGTGSVPGKAGGSVPLRTGPFGGGSVPGKTGTPGLPSGTVFGREGAAGAGRVGGSPMGGGMGMHPGMGGGHGVGGGGVGGSRGRGLTSTSGGTVGGRKGPAAGGEFTPGGTGLRNRAAAAGAAEGGARSGQNGMMAPGTGGHGGKKERDRRDRADYLHEDEESWTSGTPHSNPDVIE, from the coding sequence ATGGCAGACGAATACAACGACATGCAGCACGCCGAGCTCAGGGCGCTGGTTGACGGCACCGCGCCTGACATGCTCTTGAAACGAGCCGGCAAGCTCCAGGACGCCGGTCGGGTTCTTACGGAACTCAGCACGGCTCTCCAGGCCCACCTCGGCACGGTCAACTGGGAGGGGCAGGCCGCTGAGAACTTCAAGACCTGGGTCGGGAACCTGTACAAGTCCGCGGCGATCATCGGTCAACACTCCACGACCGCCGGCGGGGCGATGACCCAGGCAGGTGAAGCGCTCAGTACGGCCAAGGTCGCGATGCCCCAGCTTCCCCAGTACGCGATGGACAAGGTCGCCGCTTACGAGAAGCAGACGGTTCCCCCGGATGTGGAATCGAAGATCTCAACAATGGGCCAGACGCCCGACGAGTACATGAAGGCGAAGCTCGGGGACGCTTGGGTTACCAAGAACGAGTACGACGGGTACAAGGCGACGATCCAGAAGGAGCAGCAGGAAGCCGCCAAGCAGGTGGGGAACCTGGCTCAGGCGTACAGCGCGGCGACGACGACGCTGAACGGGATTCCCACGGACGTGACGCTGCCGGGGACGCCCGATGGTGGTAGTCGAGACAGTTCGTCGTCCTTTCCCGCTGGTGCTGGCTCCGGTGGAGGCTCCGGCTCCTCGCTTCGTAGCCCCCGTACGAGTGGCGGCAGCGTCAATGGGAGCTACAGCCCGTCTGGTGGCAGCTACGGTGGCGCCACCATGAGGCCCCGCGATCCGGCAACGAGCTGGCAGGACCCGTCTTACCCGACCCACACCGGACCGGTTCCTCCGCACGGCGGCGGCCAGTTGCCCCCGCCGCCGCAGGACCCGGGCTCCACGATCCCGCCGTCCCACCCGTCGGACCCGGTGACCCGCCCGGGTACCGGCCTCGACAGCCTCCCGACCCTGCCGGACCAGACGGCCCCGGTCGGACCCGGTAGCGGTCCCATTCTGCCGAGCGGCCCGAGCGGAACGCCTGGCTACCCCGGTGGTCCCGATGGCCCTGGCGGTCTGCCCGGCCTGTCGGGTGGCGGACCGATTGGCGGTTACCCGACTGGGACCGGTGGCGGCTCCGTCCCGGCCAAGGGCACCGGCAGCGTCCCCGGCAAGGCCGGCGGCTCGGTGCCCCTCCGTACCGGTCCCTTCGGCGGTGGATCGGTCCCCGGCAAGACCGGCACCCCGGGCCTGCCCAGCGGAACGGTCTTCGGCCGCGAGGGCGCGGCGGGCGCCGGCCGGGTCGGAGGATCGCCCATGGGGGGCGGAATGGGCATGCACCCCGGGATGGGCGGCGGCCACGGTGTCGGTGGCGGCGGTGTCGGCGGCTCGCGCGGCCGAGGCCTGACCTCGACCTCCGGCGGGACGGTCGGCGGCCGCAAGGGCCCAGCCGCCGGCGGGGAGTTCACCCCGGGCGGTACCGGCCTGCGCAACCGCGCGGCCGCAGCGGGAGCCGCTGAGGGCGGTGCCCGGTCCGGGCAGAACGGCATGATGGCCCCGGGTACTGGCGGCCACGGCGGAAAGAAGGAGCGCGACCGTCGCGACCGCGCGGACTACCTCCACGAGGACGAGGAGAGCTGGACCAGCGGTACGCCGCACAGCAATCCGGACGTGATTGAGTAG
- a CDS encoding MFS transporter, which translates to MDAEGAWRVGQLRRAAAAALIGTAIEFYDFFLYGTAAALVFGPVFFPELGAVGALLAAFSVYAVAFLARPLGAVVFGHFGDRVGRKATLVVSLLLMGLATAAVGLLPGFAVWGWWSPVLLVVLRVCQGVGLGGEWGGAALLIAENAPAERRGRYGGFLQLGPSGGFVLANGGFLALQLGLDERSFREWGWRVPFLASLALVAVGLFVRLRLAESPLFRADERRDRLPVVEVLREHWRPVLAGGGAITIGYALFYLTTTYALAYTTSGLGVASTLVLAMLLVGAVGGAVTVWWSAACSDRWGRRRTLRWATGLAAGWSLVLFPLVETVRRPLMFLGLAGAMVVLGCLLGPLAAFLPELFPTRVRYTGAALTYNLGGVIGGATTPLVATRLTAAYGTAQPVGWYLAALGVLALGCLWLLPDTTGAELAAVDGGRRRAPVLGADPAA; encoded by the coding sequence ATGGATGCGGAGGGTGCTTGGCGGGTTGGGCAGTTGCGGCGGGCGGCGGCTGCCGCGCTGATCGGGACGGCGATCGAGTTCTACGACTTCTTCCTGTACGGGACGGCGGCCGCGTTGGTGTTCGGGCCGGTGTTCTTTCCGGAACTGGGCGCGGTGGGGGCGCTGTTGGCGGCGTTCTCGGTGTACGCGGTGGCGTTCCTGGCCCGGCCGTTGGGGGCGGTGGTGTTCGGGCACTTCGGGGACCGGGTCGGCCGGAAGGCGACGCTGGTGGTGTCGTTGCTGTTGATGGGGCTGGCGACGGCGGCGGTGGGGTTGTTGCCGGGGTTCGCGGTGTGGGGGTGGTGGTCGCCGGTGCTGCTGGTGGTGTTGCGGGTGTGCCAGGGCGTCGGGTTGGGCGGGGAGTGGGGCGGGGCGGCGCTGTTGATCGCGGAGAACGCGCCGGCCGAGCGGCGTGGGCGGTACGGGGGATTCCTGCAGTTGGGGCCGTCGGGTGGGTTCGTGCTGGCGAACGGCGGGTTCCTGGCGCTGCAACTGGGCCTGGACGAGCGGTCGTTCCGGGAGTGGGGCTGGCGGGTGCCGTTCCTGGCCTCGCTGGCGCTGGTGGCGGTGGGGCTGTTCGTGCGGTTGCGCCTGGCGGAGTCGCCGCTGTTCCGGGCGGACGAGCGGCGGGACCGTCTGCCGGTGGTGGAGGTGCTGCGGGAGCACTGGCGGCCGGTGTTGGCGGGCGGCGGGGCGATCACGATCGGGTACGCGCTGTTCTACCTGACCACCACGTACGCGTTGGCGTACACGACGTCCGGCCTCGGGGTGGCGAGCACGCTGGTGCTGGCGATGCTGCTGGTCGGGGCGGTGGGCGGCGCCGTGACGGTGTGGTGGAGCGCCGCGTGCAGTGACCGGTGGGGCCGGCGGCGGACGTTGCGGTGGGCGACGGGCCTGGCGGCGGGGTGGTCGCTGGTGCTGTTCCCGCTGGTGGAGACGGTGCGTCGGCCGCTGATGTTCCTCGGGCTGGCCGGGGCGATGGTGGTACTGGGGTGTCTGCTGGGCCCGTTGGCGGCGTTCCTGCCCGAGCTGTTCCCGACCCGGGTGCGCTACACCGGTGCCGCGTTGACGTACAACCTGGGCGGTGTGATCGGCGGGGCGACGACGCCGCTGGTGGCGACCAGGCTGACCGCGGCGTACGGGACGGCGCAGCCGGTCGGCTGGTACCTGGCGGCCCTGGGGGTGCTGGCCCTGGGCTGTCTGTGGTTGCTGCCGGACACCACCGGTGCGGAGTTGGCGGCGGTGGACGGCGGACGCCGCCGGGCGCCCGTGCTGGGGGCGGACCCGGCGGCGTAG
- the mycP gene encoding type VII secretion-associated serine protease mycosin, which translates to MAVLAAGAMLGPAAVPAFADGSIRSNQWHLDAMHASEMWNVSKGGGITVAVIDGGFKLDHPDLVGQFLPGKDFSGSSGGVGSDAEGHGTQMASLIAGTGKGQGGTGAYGLAPAVKILPLKISNGSEGAFVTTDFLDQIGQAVDYAVSQGAKVINISQGVAEVRTSPEDVAKLTRVLASARAKGSLVVSSVGNSAQKGNLVEYPGALPNVVGVGAVDRNGTVTAESETGPQVALVAPGEDMVEACTSDTGYCKSHGTSDASALVSASAALIWSAHKDWTANQVLRVLINTAGRPNGGTSRTDSAGWGAVRPRIALTDPGDPGPADVSPLPADAATPSAAPSASASASVSASAAPSPAGAASGDAPTAQPKAEASSGSGSALPIVGGVVAGLVVVAGVVFAVLRRRKAAAQPVAAVPLVAPPVYQPPVPPEDNPYAK; encoded by the coding sequence GTGGCAGTCCTGGCTGCGGGGGCGATGCTCGGCCCGGCCGCGGTGCCAGCATTTGCCGATGGTTCGATCCGTTCCAATCAATGGCATCTGGATGCAATGCATGCTTCGGAGATGTGGAATGTCTCTAAGGGAGGTGGAATTACCGTTGCAGTGATCGACGGGGGATTCAAGCTCGATCATCCAGATCTGGTCGGGCAGTTTCTTCCCGGTAAGGACTTCAGCGGCAGTTCCGGTGGCGTCGGGTCCGATGCCGAAGGCCATGGCACCCAGATGGCTAGCCTCATCGCGGGAACCGGGAAGGGCCAAGGGGGAACTGGGGCGTACGGGCTGGCGCCCGCGGTCAAGATTCTGCCACTGAAGATTTCCAATGGCTCCGAGGGTGCGTTCGTTACGACGGACTTTCTCGACCAGATCGGTCAGGCGGTTGACTATGCGGTGAGTCAAGGTGCCAAGGTCATCAATATTTCGCAGGGGGTTGCCGAAGTCAGAACTTCTCCCGAAGACGTCGCTAAGCTGACCCGGGTTCTTGCGAGTGCGCGGGCCAAGGGTTCATTGGTGGTCTCCAGCGTGGGGAATTCTGCACAGAAGGGCAATCTTGTCGAGTACCCGGGTGCGTTGCCGAATGTTGTCGGGGTCGGGGCTGTCGATCGGAACGGGACTGTGACGGCGGAATCCGAAACGGGTCCGCAGGTTGCGCTCGTAGCTCCAGGCGAGGACATGGTGGAGGCCTGCACTTCCGATACCGGGTATTGCAAGAGTCATGGCACGTCCGATGCGAGTGCTCTCGTCTCCGCCTCGGCGGCGTTGATCTGGTCGGCGCACAAGGACTGGACGGCAAATCAGGTCCTGCGGGTGCTCATCAACACCGCAGGTAGGCCGAACGGCGGGACCAGCCGTACCGACAGCGCAGGGTGGGGTGCGGTTCGACCGCGGATCGCGTTGACGGATCCCGGTGATCCCGGGCCGGCGGATGTGTCGCCGCTTCCGGCTGATGCGGCGACGCCTTCGGCTGCTCCGTCGGCGTCGGCGAGTGCGTCCGTTTCGGCGTCGGCGGCGCCGAGTCCGGCTGGAGCGGCATCCGGCGACGCGCCGACTGCGCAGCCGAAGGCGGAGGCGTCGTCCGGGTCGGGCAGTGCGCTGCCGATCGTGGGCGGGGTGGTCGCCGGGCTGGTGGTGGTAGCCGGGGTGGTGTTCGCCGTGTTGAGGCGGCGGAAGGCTGCTGCGCAGCCCGTGGCGGCCGTGCCACTGGTGGCTCCGCCGGTGTACCAGCCGCCGGTGCCGCCGGAGGACAACCCGTACGCGAAGTAG